Proteins encoded together in one Paenibacillus sp. J23TS9 window:
- a CDS encoding ABC transporter substrate-binding protein, translated as MGKKWLSVLTAALVASSLLAGCSGGSGETSSSENADPKSSTPSSTTEPVKIKFLGWEKSSVYQPAIDAFEQKNPDIKVDYVPLVENDSNESIKKIDLMYASGDDFDVFTLNSAPAFSQRASNGMLEPLDDYLSKEGVKYEEEYKAEQQKVNDKRYSLPGKFGPWFIILNKSKLDEAGLPVPTSWTWDEFRDYAKKLTKGEGANKTYGAHFHSWKDYFLLKLYSAPENQGIMQDDGIHLNADNPLMKQSLELRYEMEKTDKSSTPYQDVITQKIPYRDQYFQQKGVMMPIGPWMISEAGGTDKIPATFVSAFAPWPTNNKGDDIYSYGGADPLVVSSKSKHKEESYKFLRYLSTEGMVLTKQLSAWKKADLDKEVGEIIASTLSPDMIDKASLVNTLSVTKLPVPPITVSYAADLENAYIAEADNYILGVTDIDKTMDNIKTNLQKIIDANK; from the coding sequence ATGGGGAAAAAATGGTTGTCGGTCCTGACGGCTGCGCTGGTTGCATCGAGTTTACTGGCTGGCTGTTCCGGCGGATCCGGGGAAACATCATCGTCGGAAAATGCTGATCCGAAAAGCAGCACGCCTTCAAGCACCACAGAGCCTGTGAAGATCAAGTTTCTCGGTTGGGAAAAATCATCGGTTTATCAACCTGCTATTGATGCTTTTGAGCAGAAAAACCCTGATATTAAGGTAGATTACGTTCCGCTTGTGGAGAATGACTCCAATGAATCTATCAAAAAAATCGATCTGATGTATGCTTCCGGAGACGACTTTGACGTCTTCACCCTGAATTCCGCACCAGCGTTCAGCCAAAGGGCTTCCAATGGCATGCTCGAACCGCTGGATGACTATCTCTCCAAAGAAGGCGTTAAATACGAGGAGGAGTATAAAGCGGAGCAGCAGAAGGTGAACGATAAGAGATATTCATTGCCGGGCAAATTCGGGCCGTGGTTTATCATTCTGAACAAATCCAAATTAGATGAGGCTGGCTTGCCGGTTCCGACTAGCTGGACCTGGGACGAATTCAGAGATTACGCCAAGAAGCTGACGAAGGGCGAAGGAGCTAATAAGACATACGGCGCCCATTTTCATTCCTGGAAAGACTACTTCCTTCTGAAGCTCTACAGTGCTCCCGAGAACCAGGGAATCATGCAGGATGACGGCATTCATCTGAACGCTGATAATCCGTTAATGAAACAATCTCTTGAGCTCCGCTATGAAATGGAGAAGACGGATAAATCCTCAACTCCGTATCAGGATGTGATTACACAGAAAATTCCTTACCGTGACCAGTACTTCCAGCAAAAAGGTGTTATGATGCCAATTGGACCATGGATGATCTCGGAGGCGGGTGGAACGGATAAAATCCCGGCTACCTTCGTTTCTGCATTTGCGCCTTGGCCGACAAACAATAAAGGCGATGATATTTATTCCTACGGGGGAGCGGATCCGCTTGTCGTTTCTTCCAAATCAAAGCACAAGGAAGAATCCTACAAGTTCCTGCGTTATCTCTCTACGGAGGGCATGGTTTTGACGAAGCAGTTATCCGCATGGAAAAAGGCCGATCTGGATAAGGAAGTAGGCGAAATTATTGCTTCTACTTTATCGCCGGATATGATTGACAAAGCTTCATTGGTCAACACGCTTAGTGTTACTAAACTGCCCGTACCGCCTATCACTGTTTCCTATGCAGCTGATTTGGAAAACGCATACATTGCCGAAGCCGATAACTACATTCTGGGCGTCACCGACATTGATAAAACGATGGACAACATCAAGACGAATCTTCAGAAAATTATTGATGCGAATAAATAG
- a CDS encoding carbohydrate ABC transporter permease encodes MRKQNMIGRTIATILMLIAGIAFVMPFLWMISASFKPEIDVFKYPIEWIPKHWNIVANYHEVWFGEHPFYIYYWNTIKVSVLTTLISLLFSSMAAFGFSNLEFKGRNALFVVVLMTFMIPSYSIIVPQFMIFKWLHLFDSHLGLILIGSFSALGTFMLRQFFLGLHKDYLDAAKMDGAGNARIFIRIAVPLVRPALATYAILRFIWTWNDYANPLIFLRSDNLATIQIGIQKFASESGAYYSLIMAGTVSAILPLIAIFVLGQKQVIEGIALGGVKG; translated from the coding sequence ATGCGTAAACAGAACATGATTGGCAGGACGATTGCCACGATCCTCATGCTGATAGCCGGAATTGCCTTTGTTATGCCCTTTCTGTGGATGATCTCGGCATCCTTCAAGCCGGAGATCGACGTTTTTAAATATCCGATAGAGTGGATTCCGAAGCACTGGAATATAGTTGCCAATTATCATGAGGTTTGGTTTGGGGAGCACCCCTTTTACATCTATTATTGGAATACAATTAAGGTGAGCGTGTTAACCACTCTAATCTCTCTGCTCTTTTCCAGCATGGCAGCCTTCGGGTTTTCCAATTTGGAATTCAAGGGAAGGAACGCCTTGTTCGTCGTGGTGCTGATGACGTTTATGATTCCCAGCTATTCGATCATCGTGCCTCAATTCATGATTTTCAAGTGGCTGCATCTGTTTGATAGTCATCTGGGATTGATCCTCATTGGTTCATTCAGTGCACTCGGAACATTTATGCTGCGCCAGTTTTTTCTCGGTCTTCATAAGGATTATCTGGATGCCGCCAAAATGGATGGAGCCGGAAATGCCAGGATTTTCATCCGTATTGCCGTACCCCTGGTTCGACCGGCGCTCGCAACTTATGCCATTCTCCGGTTTATATGGACCTGGAATGATTACGCCAATCCGCTGATTTTCCTGCGCAGCGATAATCTCGCGACGATCCAGATCGGCATTCAGAAGTTTGCTTCGGAGAGCGGAGCTTATTATTCCCTCATTATGGCGGGCACCGTTTCCGCGATCCTTCCGCTCATCGCCATTTTTGTTCTCGGACAAAAGCAGGTCATTGAAGGCATTGCGCTTGGCGGCGTAAAAGGGTAA
- a CDS encoding carbohydrate ABC transporter permease: MNKALAETEKGTQTTAVRPRRKRGDNLSGYLFIGPMLIGLTVLTIIPTIISLILSFSDWSFIAGLGKIKFTGIKNYTLLFHDRVFLISLKNNLVLLLVVPIQLIISLVLAVVIDKLVYLKNFFKVIFFLPYISSIVAVAIVFQLLFHPSYGPINQFLKTLGVKNPPIWLADVHYALPSVMIIMVWVGIGFSLIVYMAALQSIPKDLYESADIDGAGTWTRFSKITFPLVSPTTFFLLVTGFISTFKSFDIIKVLTEGRPAYSTSVITYYLYTTAFENLKTGYASSMAWVLFGFVMLITLFQLYGQKRWVNY; encoded by the coding sequence ATGAACAAGGCATTAGCGGAGACGGAAAAGGGAACGCAGACCACGGCCGTGCGTCCGAGACGGAAACGGGGAGACAACCTGTCAGGCTATCTTTTTATCGGGCCCATGCTGATTGGGCTGACTGTTCTCACGATCATCCCGACCATTATTTCGCTCATTCTCAGTTTTTCGGACTGGAGCTTTATCGCTGGGCTCGGCAAAATTAAATTTACGGGAATCAAGAATTACACGCTGCTTTTTCATGATCGGGTATTTCTCATTTCATTAAAAAATAATTTGGTTTTGCTGCTTGTCGTGCCCATTCAGCTCATCATTTCACTGGTGCTGGCAGTCGTCATTGATAAGTTAGTTTACCTGAAAAACTTTTTCAAGGTCATTTTTTTTCTGCCTTATATCTCTAGTATCGTTGCGGTGGCCATCGTCTTTCAACTGCTCTTCCACCCTTCATATGGACCAATTAATCAATTTCTTAAGACTCTCGGGGTGAAGAATCCTCCGATCTGGTTGGCCGATGTCCATTATGCACTGCCCTCCGTAATGATCATTATGGTCTGGGTTGGCATCGGGTTTAGCCTTATCGTGTATATGGCGGCTTTACAATCGATACCCAAGGATCTCTATGAATCGGCGGATATCGACGGGGCGGGGACATGGACAAGGTTCTCGAAGATCACCTTTCCGCTTGTTTCGCCTACGACCTTCTTTCTCCTTGTCACGGGCTTTATCAGCACATTTAAATCGTTTGACATTATCAAAGTACTGACGGAAGGAAGGCCAGCCTACTCTACGTCCGTCATTACCTATTACCTGTATACAACGGCTTTCGAGAATTTAAAGACAGGGTACGCGTCTTCCATGGCCTGGGTGCTTTTCGGATTCGTGATGCTTATCACTCTCTTTCAATTGTATGGACAAAAAAGATGGGTCAACTACTAG
- a CDS encoding SPOR domain-containing protein yields MTGKESYENIEIPSRLSGVIHEATQRGRIHKRKMRWLRGSSTLVAACAALMITVNVPSVAMALSDIPVIGSIVKVLQVGSGGERTDGVSVTTTVQENTLNIHFNIDGEQISNAPAYTVDRKEAPNRLIFTFNGVRNLDFEKLKQDIGALSNVKDVYSNVILDDSAVRFVVELKDNIDYSVSEYQKPGFIQLKLFGAAEKEKTHEVFYVRSQEMELGEMLGMLDEQYAEDGSNVIKTKNGKYVVAMGGFASRSDAEDLLRELSAREDYSEPLHVDSWMSNDNPQVIRQ; encoded by the coding sequence ATGACAGGAAAAGAAAGCTACGAAAATATCGAGATTCCATCCCGCCTCTCCGGGGTTATTCATGAAGCCACGCAGCGGGGGCGCATCCATAAACGGAAAATGAGATGGCTTCGCGGCTCGTCCACCCTCGTGGCTGCTTGTGCGGCTCTCATGATTACCGTTAACGTGCCGAGCGTGGCCATGGCTTTATCCGATATACCCGTTATTGGCTCCATTGTAAAGGTGCTTCAGGTTGGCAGCGGGGGCGAGCGCACGGATGGCGTGTCCGTCACAACGACGGTTCAGGAAAATACGCTGAATATTCACTTCAATATCGATGGTGAGCAGATCTCGAATGCTCCGGCATACACGGTCGATCGCAAGGAAGCACCGAATCGTCTGATCTTTACGTTTAATGGGGTCCGTAATCTTGATTTTGAGAAGCTGAAGCAGGATATCGGCGCTCTGTCGAATGTGAAGGATGTCTACAGCAATGTCATTCTGGATGATTCGGCGGTGCGCTTTGTGGTTGAACTCAAGGATAACATCGACTATTCCGTGTCCGAGTACCAGAAGCCCGGGTTCATTCAGCTGAAGTTGTTTGGCGCCGCAGAGAAGGAGAAAACGCATGAAGTCTTCTATGTTCGAAGCCAGGAAATGGAGCTTGGTGAGATGCTGGGGATGCTCGATGAGCAGTATGCGGAGGATGGCAGCAATGTCATTAAAACAAAGAACGGTAAGTATGTCGTAGCGATGGGCGGTTTTGCGTCGCGCAGTGATGCAGAGGACCTTCTTCGTGAATTATCTGCCCGGGAGGATTACAGCGAGCCGCTCCATGTTGACAGCTGGATGAGCAATGATAATCCTCAAGTAATCAGACAATGA
- a CDS encoding sigma-70 family RNA polymerase sigma factor has product MNQENKKLTEQQFSEQIEACKEKLYRFAYCYVKNEQEALEIVSEATYKAYLSFGKMKNPEYFETWISRIVINCALDHMRKNKKYTYIEDSAVELPAKEDPVLLEEKWDLYQALDRLQPEDKAFIILKYFEDQRFKDMADVLSMPENTVKTKVYRILAKLKKHLIKEEVDIT; this is encoded by the coding sequence CTGAACCAAGAAAACAAAAAATTAACAGAACAGCAGTTCAGTGAGCAAATAGAGGCCTGCAAAGAAAAGCTCTACCGGTTTGCTTACTGTTATGTGAAAAATGAACAGGAGGCTTTGGAAATCGTATCGGAAGCAACGTACAAAGCCTATCTATCCTTTGGAAAAATGAAAAACCCGGAGTACTTCGAGACCTGGATCAGCCGGATTGTGATCAACTGTGCTTTGGATCATATGAGGAAAAATAAGAAATACACCTATATTGAGGACAGTGCGGTAGAGTTACCAGCCAAGGAGGATCCGGTTTTACTGGAGGAAAAGTGGGATCTATATCAGGCGCTGGATCGGCTGCAGCCGGAGGACAAAGCCTTTATTATTCTGAAATATTTTGAGGACCAGCGTTTTAAGGACATGGCTGATGTGTTATCTATGCCGGAAAACACCGTCAAAACAAAGGTTTACCGTATTCTTGCCAAACTAAAGAAACATTTAATAAAGGAAGAGGTGGATATCACATGA
- a CDS encoding DUF2812 domain-containing protein, protein MKKVKFFTNFDHEEQWLNEMAMQGYALVGKSFAYEFAQVQPENSNYRMDYRIFKTRQDFEDYKALFEDSGWTHIAGTKSSGSQYFKQTGEQEVEDIFSDVDSKAARYKRISDMWLSLACCFIPLFAVLISTDAIDVTAFIKPKLLYYTPGLWDMSGGQFWRAFLFETPFAFFRGFTWLIIPAMILVYAIFAYKAKKQYQNTQQGR, encoded by the coding sequence ATGAAAAAGGTTAAATTTTTTACGAACTTCGACCATGAGGAGCAGTGGCTGAACGAGATGGCCATGCAGGGATATGCGTTGGTGGGGAAATCATTTGCCTACGAGTTTGCACAGGTGCAGCCGGAAAATTCGAATTATCGGATGGATTACCGCATCTTTAAAACTCGTCAGGATTTTGAGGACTACAAAGCGCTGTTCGAAGATAGCGGCTGGACCCATATTGCCGGAACCAAAAGTTCAGGTTCTCAATACTTTAAGCAAACAGGAGAGCAGGAAGTTGAGGATATCTTCTCCGATGTGGATTCCAAGGCTGCGCGATACAAGCGGATTTCCGATATGTGGTTGTCGCTGGCTTGCTGCTTTATACCGCTCTTTGCGGTGTTGATTTCAACCGATGCGATTGACGTGACGGCGTTTATCAAGCCCAAGCTGCTCTATTACACGCCGGGGCTGTGGGACATGAGCGGAGGACAGTTTTGGCGGGCATTTCTTTTCGAAACGCCGTTTGCCTTCTTCAGGGGCTTTACCTGGCTGATCATCCCGGCCATGATTCTGGTTTATGCTATTTTCGCCTATAAGGCCAAGAAGCAGTATCAAAACACGCAGCAGGGGCGGTAG
- a CDS encoding PadR family transcriptional regulator, with the protein MNRDKNLPLTETVYYILLALLEPAHGYLIMQKVEELSAGQVRMAAGTLYGAVENLLKQKFIQPVHSEDSRRKVYVITDGGREILRHDYERMRHMLEMTNTIMG; encoded by the coding sequence ATGAACAGAGACAAAAATCTGCCGCTGACAGAAACGGTTTATTATATACTGCTTGCTTTGCTTGAACCTGCACATGGATATTTGATTATGCAAAAGGTGGAGGAGCTGAGCGCGGGCCAGGTACGTATGGCTGCAGGAACCCTTTACGGAGCGGTGGAAAATCTTTTGAAGCAAAAATTCATCCAGCCGGTTCACAGTGAGGACAGCCGCCGCAAGGTGTACGTCATTACAGATGGGGGCCGGGAGATATTGCGCCACGATTATGAACGGATGCGCCACATGCTAGAAATGACGAATACGATAATGGGATAA
- a CDS encoding VOC family protein — translation MNFASVRIITDDVDRLVEFYEKVTGVSAERPAPVFAELVMPSCTLAIGHSQTVQLFGAGSAVAADNHTVIIEFRVHDVDAEYERLKPFVDEWVKEPTTMPWGNRAVLFRDPDGNLVNLFTPVTEEAIKRFQR, via the coding sequence GTGAATTTTGCTTCTGTACGCATCATTACCGACGATGTGGATCGTCTCGTCGAGTTCTATGAGAAAGTCACGGGTGTTTCGGCGGAACGCCCCGCGCCTGTTTTTGCCGAACTTGTTATGCCATCGTGCACCCTGGCGATCGGCCACTCCCAGACGGTGCAACTATTCGGCGCTGGTTCCGCAGTGGCGGCCGACAATCACACTGTCATCATCGAATTCCGCGTCCATGATGTCGATGCCGAATACGAGCGCTTGAAGCCGTTTGTCGACGAGTGGGTAAAGGAACCGACCACGATGCCGTGGGGGAACCGTGCTGTGCTGTTTCGCGATCCCGACGGCAACCTGGTTAACCTCTTCACGCCGGTGACCGAGGAAGCCATCAAACGGTTTCAGCGGTAG
- a CDS encoding cellulase family glycosylhydrolase: MNKLIVDGQRIVNDNGQQVILSGVNLVCKDKKKGYVTPCTEELFAWFKDQGFNVIRLGLIWDGVEPAPGVYDDDYLGRIKQQIRWAEQHGIYVFLDMHQDLYSSLYGDGAPAWATLPDDLPHVTGSLWSDAYLESPAVNRSLDHFWANASAADGIGLQDHYAEMWKHAAAFFADCPNIIGYDMMNEPYPGTQGQEVFGMMIAAYAQEVMGHDDADMEDLAALWFDEEKKQEVLAGMADMKTYGMLVDQAREASQRFERDVLTPFFSKTAAAIRKAAPDGFLMLETSYFANMGVESGLELADENGSIFPGQVFAPHGYDLVVDTEHYEIYNQERVDLIFATHHKVQERLNIPVLIGEWGAFTNHPATLGLALQLIAIFEKYLWSNTYWCWCDGFRESPYSQALQRAYPQTTGGVLEGYHYDYDKDMFTMEFIPSGGTTIIYHPHTARLNRENISTKGADDSMIDIEPFSDSESGFVTIKVPAGDHRVSIKIEFK, translated from the coding sequence ATGAATAAACTGATCGTTGACGGGCAGCGGATCGTGAATGATAACGGGCAGCAGGTGATTTTGAGCGGGGTGAACCTGGTCTGCAAGGATAAGAAAAAAGGTTATGTTACCCCCTGTACTGAAGAGTTGTTCGCCTGGTTTAAGGACCAGGGCTTTAATGTGATCCGTCTCGGACTCATTTGGGATGGCGTGGAGCCTGCCCCCGGCGTATATGATGATGATTATTTAGGCAGGATCAAACAGCAGATCCGCTGGGCGGAGCAGCATGGCATCTATGTTTTCCTGGATATGCATCAGGATTTGTACAGCTCATTATATGGTGACGGGGCACCGGCGTGGGCAACATTACCGGATGATCTTCCCCATGTGACAGGCAGCTTGTGGAGCGATGCTTACCTGGAAAGCCCGGCAGTGAACCGGTCACTGGATCATTTTTGGGCAAACGCATCCGCTGCGGACGGAATCGGTCTGCAGGATCACTACGCGGAGATGTGGAAGCATGCGGCGGCATTTTTTGCGGATTGTCCCAATATCATCGGCTATGACATGATGAATGAGCCTTATCCCGGCACCCAGGGGCAGGAGGTGTTCGGCATGATGATTGCTGCTTATGCCCAAGAAGTCATGGGGCATGATGATGCAGATATGGAGGATCTGGCTGCGCTTTGGTTTGATGAGGAGAAGAAGCAAGAGGTGCTGGCAGGCATGGCCGACATGAAGACGTACGGGATGCTGGTGGACCAAGCGAGGGAGGCGTCGCAGCGGTTTGAAAGGGATGTATTGACGCCCTTTTTCAGCAAAACAGCAGCAGCGATTCGAAAGGCGGCACCGGATGGTTTTTTGATGCTGGAGACCAGTTATTTTGCCAATATGGGCGTGGAATCGGGGCTTGAGCTTGCAGATGAGAACGGATCGATCTTCCCGGGGCAGGTATTTGCTCCACATGGTTATGATCTGGTGGTCGATACGGAACATTATGAGATCTATAACCAGGAGCGGGTGGATTTGATCTTTGCCACACATCACAAAGTGCAGGAACGCCTGAATATCCCCGTCCTGATCGGTGAATGGGGGGCTTTTACGAATCATCCGGCGACGCTCGGGCTGGCCTTGCAACTGATCGCTATTTTCGAAAAGTACTTATGGAGCAACACATATTGGTGCTGGTGTGACGGTTTCCGGGAGTCTCCATACAGTCAGGCGCTGCAGCGTGCTTATCCGCAGACCACTGGCGGCGTTCTTGAAGGCTATCATTATGACTATGATAAGGACATGTTTACTATGGAATTCATTCCATCCGGCGGTACAACGATTATTTATCATCCTCATACTGCACGTCTCAATCGAGAAAATATCAGCACTAAGGGTGCGGATGACAGCATGATTGATATTGAGCCTTTTTCAGACTCGGAGAGCGGATTTGTGACCATCAAGGTTCCTGCTGGAGACCATCGCGTATCCATCAAGATAGAATTTAAGTAG
- a CDS encoding MerR family DNA-binding transcriptional regulator produces MNSPLLKLKFTIGEVSKILDIPMDTLRYYDKINLLPSNDRDGNGYRYYDLEQFDSLITIRMLRAMDVPIERIQNLLTSDSLDEIRELIEGKKRDVIRQLTFLKQLSQKLDAMDEQFRRFEDTDTIELVKSNPFWVLLTDSVMESGDKKLGSRVQQQVRSMNVHQEWLAFCHIISVVSKENLESGQYHSYLHNGILSTFPMEENTGIFQRLTPCYCARKCVVIGREGYAELDEHYDQMKAFIRRRGLQIDGNSLEVNLYNQYNKHYIEMYIPVAEAGNIKGGDQI; encoded by the coding sequence ATGAATAGTCCGCTGCTTAAGCTGAAGTTTACGATTGGCGAGGTTTCAAAGATTTTGGATATCCCCATGGATACCTTGCGCTACTATGACAAAATCAACCTGCTCCCTTCAAACGACAGGGATGGAAACGGGTACCGTTACTATGATCTGGAGCAGTTTGATTCTTTGATAACGATCCGGATGCTGCGGGCGATGGATGTTCCGATTGAGCGGATTCAAAATCTACTGACCAGCGACAGTCTGGATGAAATTCGTGAGCTGATTGAAGGCAAAAAGCGGGATGTCATCCGGCAGCTGACGTTTTTGAAGCAGCTGTCCCAGAAGCTGGATGCAATGGATGAGCAGTTCCGCCGGTTTGAGGATACGGACACGATTGAGCTGGTGAAAAGTAATCCATTCTGGGTGCTGCTCACCGACTCTGTCATGGAAAGCGGGGACAAGAAGCTCGGAAGCCGGGTTCAGCAGCAGGTACGCAGCATGAACGTTCACCAGGAATGGCTGGCATTTTGCCATATCATTTCGGTTGTTTCCAAGGAAAATCTGGAGTCAGGACAATATCACAGCTATCTGCACAACGGTATTCTATCCACTTTTCCTATGGAGGAGAACACGGGAATCTTTCAGAGACTTACACCCTGCTACTGCGCGAGGAAATGCGTCGTGATCGGGAGGGAGGGCTACGCCGAACTGGATGAACACTACGACCAGATGAAGGCGTTTATCCGTCGCAGAGGCTTGCAAATCGACGGTAATTCTCTGGAAGTCAATCTGTATAACCAGTACAACAAGCACTATATTGAAATGTACATTCCTGTAGCGGAAGCCGGGAATATCAAAGGGGGAGATCAAATATGA
- a CDS encoding MFS transporter gives MIILRKMAGSVRGAFRFTGPGLTLKQKWQLALPGPVLSVGGVLIHNVFIKYYTDMIGLSPTYVGWVYIIYNIWNAVNDPMIGVWIDKMRNRPNRGKYVYLMRVTVPFMIISSFLMMLSSPEWSQWLIFLLYTVELFIYDTAATAYSVAYQSYTLIAAPTKEERVDVNIMQNYVSQAMSFLITLIPTLLLVGDGKREIIIPIFTAVIAVETIFFVLALRGLPDDAKMHETLQSQPLGSGELWREAWQIVKSRPFLTYVFYSIITLGPIGFYFTPYLYYMDDVLNTDGVTATIVDVSTHVIALMFLPVIGYIVKTCGTKKSIYLGTGFAVLGYGGIFLADNIWAAAASYVLIVFTVNYFRTATSQVGALLIDENERVTGVRKTGLFNGLFSIFIIAFSSLQTVIFMSVIGAFGYDGLATVQTDSAVLGIRVATGLIPLVTVFIGLIPMALYPFDRQKEEEISAFSNYARRGGPQDE, from the coding sequence TTGATCATCTTGAGGAAGATGGCAGGCTCCGTTCGTGGAGCTTTTCGCTTTACCGGCCCGGGGTTGACCCTGAAGCAAAAATGGCAGCTGGCTTTGCCCGGGCCCGTCCTGTCCGTCGGCGGTGTGCTCATCCACAACGTATTCATTAAATACTATACCGATATGATTGGGCTGAGTCCAACCTACGTAGGCTGGGTGTACATTATTTATAACATTTGGAATGCCGTAAACGATCCGATGATCGGGGTCTGGATCGACAAAATGAGGAACCGTCCGAACCGCGGCAAATATGTCTATCTGATGCGTGTCACGGTTCCCTTCATGATCATTTCCTCCTTCCTCATGATGCTCTCAAGCCCAGAATGGAGTCAATGGCTTATCTTCCTGCTCTATACCGTTGAACTCTTCATCTACGACACAGCCGCAACCGCTTACAGCGTGGCTTATCAATCCTATACACTGATTGCAGCCCCCACCAAAGAGGAACGCGTTGATGTTAACATCATGCAGAATTACGTTTCTCAGGCCATGTCTTTTCTGATCACGCTGATTCCCACCCTGCTGCTGGTCGGTGATGGGAAGCGCGAGATCATTATTCCGATTTTTACGGCGGTTATCGCGGTGGAGACGATATTCTTCGTACTGGCGCTGCGCGGACTTCCGGATGATGCCAAAATGCATGAAACGCTTCAGTCCCAGCCGCTCGGATCCGGAGAGCTGTGGAGGGAAGCGTGGCAAATCGTCAAATCCCGTCCCTTTCTCACCTATGTGTTCTATTCCATCATTACGCTCGGGCCGATTGGTTTTTACTTCACACCATACCTGTATTACATGGATGACGTGCTCAATACGGATGGCGTGACGGCAACCATTGTGGATGTCAGCACGCATGTGATTGCGCTTATGTTCCTGCCGGTCATAGGCTATATCGTAAAAACCTGCGGTACGAAGAAAAGCATCTACCTCGGTACAGGTTTCGCGGTTCTCGGCTATGGCGGCATCTTCCTTGCGGACAATATCTGGGCAGCAGCTGCCTCCTATGTACTGATCGTATTCACCGTCAATTACTTCCGGACGGCGACATCGCAGGTAGGCGCGCTTCTGATTGATGAGAACGAACGTGTAACCGGCGTACGGAAGACGGGGCTGTTCAACGGCCTGTTCTCAATCTTTATCATCGCCTTTTCCAGTCTGCAGACGGTCATCTTCATGAGCGTGATCGGGGCGTTCGGCTATGACGGGCTGGCAACCGTACAAACGGATTCCGCCGTGCTTGGCATCCGGGTAGCAACCGGTTTGATCCCGTTAGTCACGGTATTCATTGGCCTTATTCCGATGGCCTTGTATCCATTTGACAGGCAAAAAGAGGAGGAAATATCCGCATTCAGCAATTATGCCAGAAGAGGAGGACCACAAGATGAATAG
- a CDS encoding LCP family protein: MARPKKKKNIYRTVIWSFVSVIGLFILIAGSYAGFLHHKAMSAVHKISAAEYQSPQHEETKNTIPVTENVTEDDMKPMTILLAGVDNREGSGGTMNTDVMMLVTLNPETKSASLLSIPRDLKITPAGQSSHKANYFYAHNYIKDKSTAMTETKQLIGDLFHLPIDYMVLINFDGFRQAVDAVGGFDVDVDMDMHYMDTADGTNINLTKGLQHLDGKETLDFVRYRKSNDGTSPSSDFDRNKRQQQVLSQMLDKLTSLNGISQWGSILDIIGDNVKTDIPEKSLTRWLLNFKKMKPDTTNLLTVEGDWKSPFVYWNKDDLTKAMETLYSNVELKPNGKIDYGEHLGLYTNSGQNKR, from the coding sequence ATGGCCCGTCCTAAAAAGAAAAAGAATATATATCGTACTGTAATATGGAGCTTTGTCAGTGTCATTGGGCTCTTTATTCTGATCGCCGGATCCTATGCGGGATTTCTACATCATAAAGCTATGTCTGCCGTACATAAAATTTCCGCTGCCGAGTATCAGTCGCCGCAGCATGAGGAAACAAAAAATACAATACCCGTAACTGAAAACGTGACTGAAGATGACATGAAGCCCATGACGATCCTGCTTGCCGGAGTCGATAACCGTGAGGGCAGCGGCGGAACGATGAATACTGACGTCATGATGCTGGTGACGCTGAACCCGGAGACTAAATCTGCAAGTCTGTTATCGATTCCGCGGGATCTGAAAATAACGCCAGCCGGACAATCAAGCCATAAAGCGAACTATTTTTATGCTCATAACTATATTAAAGATAAGTCAACGGCCATGACCGAGACCAAGCAGCTCATTGGCGATTTGTTCCACCTTCCGATTGATTACATGGTTCTGATTAATTTTGACGGATTCCGTCAAGCGGTGGATGCCGTAGGCGGCTTTGACGTCGATGTGGACATGGATATGCATTATATGGATACCGCCGATGGGACGAATATCAATCTGACCAAAGGCTTGCAGCATCTCGACGGGAAAGAAACACTGGATTTTGTCAGATATCGTAAGTCCAATGACGGAACCTCGCCTTCCTCGGATTTCGACCGTAACAAACGCCAACAGCAAGTGCTGAGCCAGATGCTGGACAAGCTGACCTCCCTGAACGGCATTAGTCAATGGGGCAGCATTCTGGACATTATCGGCGATAACGTAAAAACAGATATCCCCGAGAAAAGTCTGACGCGGTGGCTGTTGAACTTCAAAAAGATGAAGCCTGACACCACCAACCTGCTAACAGTAGAGGGGGATTGGAAAAGCCCGTTTGTTTATTGGAACAAGGATGATTTGACGAAGGCGATGGAAACCCTGTATTCGAATGTGGAGCTGAAGCCAAACGGCAAGATCGACTATGGCGAACACTTGGGGCTTTATACAAACTCCGGTCAAAATAAGCGATGA